One window of the Eucalyptus grandis isolate ANBG69807.140 chromosome 8, ASM1654582v1, whole genome shotgun sequence genome contains the following:
- the LOC120287786 gene encoding something about silencing protein 10-like has protein sequence MEFVVARQQKYLQAKIGGWKTKCTMRRKKMKTRRPFGAEATSSGEEIPAEEEAEVLRLQREKAKSLSMEDFGLKDISPHEATVEPTLGEIMVGGEGKFESGVHEGTGDDIVTAFEEVKKDLNALSKEEQMDVVYSSAPELVGLLSELNDAVEELESRINPLLSKVKKRESAMKGGSCYLEVKQVLLLAYCQAITFYLLLKSEGQPVRDHPVIARLVEIKSLLEKMKQLDENLPSHLKEILKQSTSDEKPEKLVNDENLLQSDDSDEDDKSIPLPIDVQDQESKNPHEPVQDDENNGEKHKPQVISGDDDLPRRDETGERQRKHELQVLAGAGVKSEDDLGEEDGNFEANGGADSEESESEESADEFYKQVKQQRAAKLAAKAEMYTRDPAIPSLPETVYGKRHITYQMETNRGLTRNRKKQTKNPRKKYRSKHEKAVVRRKGQVREIRKPSGPYGGEASGINAGINRSMRFKS, from the exons ATGGAG TTTGTAGTTGCAAGACAGCAAAAGTATTTGCAGGCGAAAATTGGTGGGTGGAAGACGAAATGCacgatgaggaggaagaagatgaagacaagAAGGCCGTTTGGGGCAGAA GCAACCTCTAGCGGTGAGGAAATCCCAGCAGAGGAAGAGGCAGAGGTGTTACGATTGCAGAGGGAGAAAGCAAAATCATTATCAATGGAGGACTTTGGGCTTAAAGATATTAGTCCACATGAGGCCACTGTGGAACCGACTTTAGGG GAAATTATGGTTGGAGGAGAAGGTAAGTTTGAATCTGGCGTACACGAAGGCACTGGAGATGATATTGTGACAGCTTTTGAGGAGgtaaaaaaagatttgaatgCACTATCAAAGGAGGAGCAAATGGATGTTGTATATAG TTCTGCTCCAGAATTGGTGGGACTGCTGTCTGAGCTGAATGATGCAGTTGAAGAGCTTGAAAGCAGAATCAATCCACTTCTAAGCAAG gttaaaaagagggaaagtGCAATGAAAGGAGGATCATGCTATTTGGAAGTAAAGCAGGTTCTGCTGCTGGCCTATTGCCAAGCAATTACCTTTTATCTCCTCCTTAAGTCTGAGGGACAACCAGTTCGTGATCATCCTGTTATAGCTCGCCTTGTGGAGATCAAAAGCTTATTGGAGAAG ATGAAACAACTTGATGAAAACCTTCCATCTCACCTCAAGGAGATTCTAAAACAAAGTACTTCAGATGAAAAGCCAGAAAAGTTGGTGAATGACGAAAATTTGTTGCAATCTGATGATTCTGATGAAGATGACAAGTCCATTCCACTGCCTATTGATGTTCAAGATCAAGAGTCAAAAAAT CCTCATGAACCCGTTCAGGACGATGAGAATAATGGAGAGAAACATAAACCTCAG GTCATATCAGGTGATGATGATTTGCCAAGGAGGGATGAGACTGGAGAAAGGCAGAGGAAACATGAGCTTCAAGTTTTGGCTGGAGCTGGAGTTAAGTCAGAAGATGATCTTGGTGAGGAAGATGGTAATTTTGAGGCTAATGGAGGTGCTGACTCTGAGGAAAGTGAATCTGAAGAGTCAGCTGATGAGTTTTATAAGCAAGTGAAGCAGCAACGAGCTGCAAAACTCGCCGCCAAAGCAGAGATGTATACAAG GGATCCGGCAATTCCATCCTTGCCTGAAACAGTCTATGGAAAGCGCCACATCACTTATCAG ATGGAGACAAATAGAGGATTGACCCGTAATCGGAAGAAACAAACGAAAAATCCAAGAAAGAAGTACCGG AGTAAGCATGAGAAGGCAGTGGTCCGACGAAAAGGGCAAGTTCGGGAGATCAGGAAGCCTTCTGGACCTTATGGTGGGGAAGCATCTGGTATTAATGCAGGAATCAATCGAAGCATGAGATTCAAGAGCTAA